The region ATTCGTTGTTCAATCtgtttcaatcatttttttatcTTCTAGCGAATACTATATAATTACTTGTTGCGTCAACTAGTTGACGTCGAATAAACAGTATGGACCGGGCCTACCATGGTTGAATGTAGGCCTTTCAGTATTCTATCAGTCATGGCCAGTGGTCGAACTCTCGGGTTGAACTATCCAGCTCAGAATCAGAACACAATCGCCTTGGAGAGAACCCAACTCGGGCATGGACCATACAACTTATTGGGGAATCCCCTTTATGTCCCAAACTTGTTCCAAACTAGTTCAGTCATATGGGTTACAGGGCCGTAAAGACATCCGGTACGTGTAGTTTACTACTAGTActacaataattatgtgtttcCTTTTGAGCAAGTGTTTAAAGCGAGTCAGAGGGGAGTATGACCTATCGGTATTTgagctcaaatattgagacaaataaagctgacacacaagccCGGTACACAAGAGCCATAGTATTAAAGGAGATACAAAGGCTTGATTTAAGTGGTGTCATTTCCGTCCAAGGTGCATGATTTATTATTGgcattaactcaagaaccgcaaaacCTATGAAAGTATAAATACCATTATTGGCTTCCCTCACTGTATTTctttaagatcaatgtattattaGTAACCATGATAATTTGAAGTACATTACAGTTTTTAGGTAAATCTTTGAGACATACATATCAAtggttaaatggctaaaacgtGGCTTAAACTCCTACCATCCCGCCTTAATGGTGTCTTTGACACTGGTCCTGAAACTGATTCCATTTGTAAGGCCGGGAAAGGAGGGGAATATTTAGGATTTATATTGAAACAAAATGTCTTTGATGTAATAACAAAAAAATCCCAGGGGCACTTTAATATGAAATCGATATAGGTGTAAGGTTGCGCCTTTGGCAGTTAAAGGGgcattcattatctaaatcaatatattattgaaaaataacactttgatgctttgcaaaagttgattctacaaatcatagctttgaaaacttgatttattgttgtaaataagttacgtacgttttacaaaagtgttgtttatgccctctttacaatataactcaagaaccacaggacctacaacaATATATCtgagatatttgaattcttctacacgctcgctatgacatgatcaatgcaaatagttgctaacctcaaGGAGTGagaaaataatacaataattatgGGGTGCTTGTGTGATTTTTAGGACTTTTAATCCTAAATTAGGTGAAAGGGGGCAATGGgtgcccgggggaggcactcccataTTGGTGTCAATAGACCCCTTTTTGGAggcaaactctacacccaatgacccccttttatcatcagcttacacccaatgacaccAGCTTACACCCAATAATCCCCCTTTTTAATTTAcaccaaatttggaaaaaaaaaccccaaatttttgattaaattttatatatttttgtggcAACTTTACTGAGCTTCAAAATTGCATATTTTCGCAAAAGTTTACACATTTTTGCCCAGAACGTTATTTTTCACTTCCAATTTTTAGCAGTTCCACACTGAATGACCCTCATTTTCTTGGAGCCCGCACTGAATGACTCCCATTTGACGATCAACGCAACAAAACGCACTCTTCCTCATTGGCTAAAACCAATAGATTTAGTCGGCAAACTGTTTGTAGCCGACAAATCATGCGCTCGTCGGCAAATTGCGATGCGTCGTAGAAATGTGAAATGTGCGTTAACTGGCGCATGAGATGTTGATGAGAAGAGCATTTCATAATGCAGGATGTATGGTGCAAAATCGACATTcgacaatctgaccaacaccactccactggttgccagagtcaagattcatcaactcaaatttctcggccatataggcctactgcgtcttgaagacgacgaacctgtgaaagaatatgccctttatattccaccacacgagaaaaggaaaccgggacggctgcgcacactgtacttacagtatgtctagcacctcctgggagatactgaagggatgctgcagccaaacaaaattgtttcgattgcccaagatcgcaatagttgaataaagcttgtagtcgcttgctccgcagccgactgatgatgatgatggtggtggtgcaaaaacaaaaaagatatCTGATGGCTGATGACACTGTTTGATCATGATATCTCGTGTGCAAGATCGTTGGATACTACAGACCGTCGAAGCCTAGGATCTACGGTTTTGCGGGCGCATCGCAAGCGGGGCGCCCATGGGTAGCCAAACTTGTGTGCACTTTTTTGCAGCTTTGCTCACTCCACCTCCGGGATCGTAACTTTGAGCGCCCCATTTGTTGTCACCTTGCTACTCGCTACGCGCCTGGGGGGGGTTATAGCTGGCATGGCACAGAAGGTATCATACCTCTCAGAGATATCAACTGAAATTCCCCTGCAACAATTACCTTATTGGGGCAGTCCCTTTACACCACCACATGTATACTTGAGACATCCGGAATAGTTTATGTGACAAACTAACGATTTGGATCCGGATTTGATAGTATATAAGTAGACCAGTTCAAAACAGTAGTTCATTTACTTCGTTAGCGCGACCTTCTTTCACGTGACTTTGTGAAAAGTGGCAACTTTAAGTACTTGCCATTTCTCCGTGTCGCAACTTACTTAACCCAGTTTACATGCAAAATACCAACAAGGTTGGACAAGCAATTATCATCGCAGGCTGAAGAGAACTCCAATCACACTGGTCTCCACAGCGCATAATGGAGCTTTTTCTTCACTTGCTGTTGGTGTATGGACTGTTGCACATCTGCAACTGCGCCAATGAATGTAAGTACTTTATAAATTAAATCTCCAATATGAAAATGATGAGCAGCATATACATAGTAGTAATTAATcgaatttagctatgttttaggACTCCTTTTTTCTTGTTCttcttcattttttcaaaattagaagTACGGAAACGTAATCGAGATAAGAATGAATTCGGCGTTAACTGCAGTTTCAATGAATTATGAACAGCACATAATTATGTTTATGAAAATTACATACtttatttacaacaaaaacacatcaagcaaaattattgattttgagatatagctaaacaaaggaaattgttcctttttttttttgttttggaaaatctTCATAtattttgaactggttgttcactTTCAATGTGTTTTTCTGCAAAATGGAGGTGTTCaccatcctataagaaactgaatacaattggcatcccttttgaatttgaaacacgtataataaatgtaataaacatattttcaaaaggCATACAAATTGTCAATTCAAATGTGTCTTGTTAAgaagtaaatttcaaaaatatatgataATGTGTTGGACCcggatttataattattataacgtTTCATTCATTTGAATTATTCAAGTAATAAAGGAAGCTAATAAAGCAGCAAGGAAACATCGATGGCATCGAATGTCTAAACGTTTAACGGTTTATTGAACTCTTTAACCTCGATACTTCCTGAGTATAATAACCACATGTACCGTGATAGTAATAGGCCTTATTGTGGATAAATCTAATGACCAGTGtaaaattggtaaacaaacttcGTTATAAAGATAATTACATGCATTTTTACACATTTCTTAAGATGGAAAAAAAAGAAGCACAGACAAATCGAAAAATGAATTAACTCTCCACGCGggcgtcgactgcagacgacaagtacaGTTTTGttcttaaaaattcaaacaagccttgtattggttcagtggttcttaagatagttcttgatattttgagaaaatatctcaaaactaggacttttttatgttgaagctataATAGGTAGCACGCAGAGTTTTAAAACAAATTCTGGCTCTATagcttcaaataattttaataatttttagtattaatattaatttCTTCCAGCCCGTGTGATGATGCTGGCATTAGTGAAGCTGCTAACGCTCATTGCAGTGTTATTACGAACACCTTTGACTTACTTCAAAATGAGAAACATTTTATAGGTGGTTTGAGGTTagtattatttgtttatttgtttgttaagaGAATGTTTTATCTTCTTTCCCTGTGTTTTGTATTTATCTATTTTGCGTGATTTGCGCATTAATTTATTAGCGTTCAAATCTGATAGCGTTCTTCTGTCCAGCTGACGAAATCTGTTTAAGCTTAACTGACTTAACATTAATCTTAATGCTTTGAGATTTGTAAAATTAACACAATGCTTTGAGAAAgtcagaaggtttctggcgaccAATTTTTCACTTGGTCTTGACAAATTAACTCTAAATAGCTGCTTAGTTGTTATAATTCTCCAATACTGTATTTTATTCTTCTTTTAAATGCATGAGCATGCTACACTGGGAATGCGACTCTCAAAtgtggttacatgaatgggttACTTCATTTGAAAAGTACACCCCTGTGTCTGTGTGAtgggagtttaaggtcatgtcttccataggggacgTACAACTGCAATAGCCCTATTTTGGTACACCCGGAGGAGGGAGCAATATTTGGcacaaaatttataaaaattaatGGACCCTTCCCCGgggaatataattattgcacagcccttaacttAAACTACAATGTATAACTTTTTATCATAAAGGTACGAGACTGATACACCAATTGAAATGAATACCTTGGACGACGAAGATGACGTGGTAGGGATAGCCGACCAGCATGGCACACGGGTAACAGGAGACACAAGAATTGACACAGAATCTGCAGCAAAAATCGCAACAGGTCAAATATTAGGAAACGCTGGTGACAACTCTAGGGCTCTACCCAGAGGAGGAAGATATTCCAGATTCAGGTACAAGAGACAGCAAGCAAATGGAGGTCTATCACTGAATCACCAAGGTATAGTTACTATTAATATATTATACGGAAGGTTGATTTGTTACTTATTTCAGATTGATTAAAATCCAGgatgtcaaatttaaatttttgttattctttgccaaaaagtgTTATACTAGTATCGATAAGAATTGTTGTCAAGGgggttttctgtccattttaagccgaaatgatgggtctgaaatgaaagaaaatcacttagccgcttaactgtggggCTCTAGGGGAATTGGCTAATAAATCAACGGGGATCCTTGATTTTAAGGGGAAAATGATTGTAATTAAAGCACTCTAGACTAATATTTCACAGCGTATTTTAAGTAGCCTACACCATGGCATTTCAATCGTGCAAAAAGCAGACAATCGAAATATGAGGGCGtccttgcattttattttaaagttattaGGAAAATGTAGTACTAATAAATTTCAATGTAGCGCTCTGCTTCAATGTACCTCTGCTGTGACTCAATTAGACAAACAGTATACAAAGGTTGCCGGATCGAATCCGGTCAGATCACTGATGTGTTTTTTACGTAACTTATGTACGCTAGCCGCTCTACTCTGATTAAAGTGTGCAACATACCTGCTTAATATTGAGAAAATAAAAGCCCTTGATCATGTTGGAAGTAGTTACCCTTATTATAATCGGAATACCCGCTCCTTTTGGAAACAATTGACACGATCGAGGGATTTATGCTTCAGTCCAAATATGGAGTGGTGCGTTGTACTTGCGCATGTGTATAAGCCCTTTAAGCACTATTGAAGTACATCCTCCACCCCTCCCATCCTGGAAATGGGGCACTTATCGGGATTGTTGAGATTCCATAGGGATTAACCGGTTGGTTGCTCCATGGGGTAGGGGTTTATCGTTTTGTTACTTGTGTAATATCCCCAAGTAATCGTCCGATCCTGTAACTAGGAATTGGATGGTAGAAACCAGGGATGGGCTTAGTAACATACAATGTCATAACGTTGCCTCACTGTCTTAACGGTCAGGTGTTAGCATGAGTGTATATAAAAAGTGCCCCATTTCCCAGGATGGGAGGGGTGGAGGATGTACTTCAATAGTGCTTAAAGGGCTTATACACATGCGCAAGTACATCGTACCACTCCCTATTTGGACCAAAAAGTGTCAATTGTTTCAAAAAGGAGGGAGTATTCCGATCTATAATGTCTATTATAGGAATCCGCAGGGACCAGGTAATATACTTTATAACCAAACATTACATCAGTTCCATTAGGTATGGATAGGGGAAGTCCCGGGAGGGTAAGTACTTGAGGAGTGCATTATTTGATGTTTACTCTTTTTTGTCTTATCATCcaattataaacaaaaatgtattttgaattcCTTACAGTACATGCTGAAAGTATGAATGTACAATATTCAGCAGTTGGTTTACTTCCTTCATTCCGGGACCCAGTGACGGTGAACGCCAACGTCAAATTTTCCGACAGCAGCTCTGTTTTTCAAGGCAGCGGTTTATGGAAACTCTCTATGTATGGTAGCAAGAACAATGATGGCACAGGTGAGCGATTAAGaactgtctttctttcttttctttccttccttccgtctttctttctttctttttctttctttctttctttctttctttctttctttctttctttctttctttctttctttctttctttctttctttctttctttctttctttctttctttccttctttcttttctttttcttttttttgtttatttgtttctttgttctttcttgctttcttcttctctcttcatttctttcttttaattCAAAACATTATATTTAAGACAAATGCTTAACTTTTTAATTTCCTATTTCAGGGGAACAGTTTCAGCGATATGACCAGTTGCTCTCCACTACACAGCAAGCCCAGACCGTTACACCAGGTGAAGATATGAACTTCAATCAAGCAAATGGAGATATTGACATGACTGCAATAGGCTGTAATATGGAATATCGATATCTATGTTTCGATTTCACGGAAAGCGATAATTCTAATCCGACATTTACGTTTACCTCATCTCAAGACGATACATCGAAGATTACTTTCTGCAGTGATCGATGTGAAACATTAGAGGGTatgtattagggaacaaaccaaaagatcgatgacgtcctataaacgtaactagtttcgtttctcagccaaccccctccctccctaccagaaacgtaataatgaaatgttgaaaattttgacataataataataaagacacatTCTtctgaccgatgtttttgtacaaacgtaatcgagtatttttaccccctcccccctaaacgaaactagtttcgtttataggacgtcatcgatcttttggtttgatCCATTAGACTGGGCCATTACATTAACCGAATCCACATTGAAAATCCAATTTAGTATCTACGCCCATGTTAGCAGCTCTGCCTTGATTGACATAGCATACTACGTTACATGAcccttaaaattttaaacaattcttCTTGACAGCAATTTTAAACAATTCTTCTTGACAACTTtagttaacccctgagcactacctagcgatctaacattctctctgattggtctattacatgatatcttcattttaatcaccaatcagaatggagttttgcaaataattcaccccaatatttttgtgtggcgaaattattctaacaattttgctgattggtccaattgataatgaaaactcctttttgactaATAGAAAGGTAGTTCTTATGGGGGTTAAGCATTCTTTCCCTGTCTATGATATGAGAAGTTTTCATGTTACCAAAGGGTATGACCCAGATGGGGGAATCAGTTACTTCAGACTACGGGAATAAGTTGTACATCAGAGGACTTtcgttcagtccagctttccaggaaTTACCTACGCTTCACGCATTTAGTTGTCGAATGATGACAACTGGTATTGTCTGTTCCAACTCCattgacacctcatgcatattgtaGGATTAGGCCAATGCTCACTGGAGGGGTATGGAAACTAGCACCACAACCCTGTTATATTGATTTGCAAAGTGAAATGCTACTAACAATACATTCAAAGGTCCAGGCAAATGAATGAGATGTCACTGGATCTGAAACAGATAAACGTGACTGTGATGTAATAAGCATTGTTAGCCTTTGTGGTTTAATGACTTATTAGGCCCACGGTCTTTCTCAATTAAACTGACAAAACGTGAAAATGTGACTAATTAGCAAGTACTAATTAGCTAATACTGTCACTATGTTATCGTTTATTCAAAAGGAACGGCAGTTTCAATTGGTCTGAAGTACAACCTCGAAGCTACGGGTATTACTGAAGGTCAGAAAGATTCGTTCATCATCAATGCTACTGCTCGATTCTCTGAGGCTAGTGATGATATTCAAGGTACTGGTCTATGGAAGCTGTCTATGTTCGGTAGTAGGAACCAGGATGGAACAGGTAAGAGATTCAATgggttgttccagttgaaatctatacaccccatatggaagacacgaccttaatcttcaacacagggggtgtagatttcaaattgagccacccattcaggtaactccatttgaaattcacactccctgagagattaaggtcatgtcgtccatagggggtgtatggatttcaactggatgagCCCAATTAACTGGGTTAGTGGAAGCTGGccacatctgcaatagctgccattgtGTCATATATTTATTTGTGTACATTATAGAATGCAGAATTTGTTTAATttatatagggcagctattgcagataggaccttctaGAGCTAACTGCTAAGATAAATGTGTCAAATAGAGCAGTAAAATCATTGCTAATCAAGCCTACGTGACAAACCAAACCTTAGAACATTCGTTAGTTAATTTGGGCTTTGGCGGGATAACCCCGGCATTTGTAGTATGAATTTGCTTACCAATTTTGGGATTGGGCTCCAAAAAGCTAGATTTGATTAGGcaggtgaaaaacaaaacaaaacaaaacaataggtAATCAACCGAATCCTTGGTTTCGCTATACAGTGATTCACTTCTGTAGCCTAACCATGAGTCCATGATTATGGAAGCAAAACCTTAGAATCTGCTACGTAAATCGTGAGTTTTGCTCAAAATGATACAATCAGTTATGCTACGTACGTGTCTGTACACACAGTGGACAACTTATTTCAACCATTTAAGTTGATGGCAACTTAATATCTTATCATCACCTTATTTTCACGTTTCTTACAAGGTGAACAATTGGAACGAGTCGACCAACTATTGACGACCACTCAGCAAGCTTTGCCCCTCGTAGGGGCCCAAAACATCACTTTCATCCGAGCTGGAGGAGAATTTGATTTCAATCTAATTGGGTGTGGCACAGAGTTCCGatatttatgttttgagttcACCAAAGGCGATAACCCTAACCCAGATTTCCAATTTATACTTCCTGGTGGATTAACAACGTATAGGACTTGCAGTGATAGGTGTGCGCCCATAGAAAGTAAGACCTTTTAACATTTGTGGTGTAAataagcaaaatcagtccgaagttggacatattcaattttcagtgtcttataggattattaacatcatttacaaagctacattttgcagaaaaccccattgaatttggacaaccagtttaaaagatgtgagcagttaaagagttgtCCATActtcttttgtttggctatatcttgatatataaaaaaaaaccatttaatgCATAATAACAACATAAATCTTAAACTATTTTAAAACTACTATTATACAAAGTAAACAAGTCGTTTTCATTGTTTCATTCTTTCAAGATGGAGTCCTCACATCCGGATTGCACGTGGCATGGACAGCCCATGAAGTTCACGCTGGAGTTAAAGACCATTTCACCCTTAACGCCACCGTTACATTCGCAGAAGTAAGCGATGAAATCCGCGGTTTTGGCTTGTGGAAACTCGCTATGTATGGCAGCAAAAACAGTGACGGATCTGGTGAACAATTCCAGCGATTTGATGAACTACTGACCAACTCGCACCAAGCGCAACCTCTGATAGGTAGGATAACTGACGAAGCataatttttatttgtattaGTATTAAACGCAATCTGTAGTATTCATATAATTATAATCAGTTTTATCTTAGTTAATGTTAAATCATGACGAATTCTTGGGCATTGGAGCCTGCTTCATGCAAGGAGTTAATGCCAGGCCAGACTACCTGAGAGAATGAGTGACTGGTTACTAAATAGCGTGTAGTCTTTGTCTTTAATACTCTACCAGGCACTGAGCACTGACATTTGtatcattatttaatttttacttattttcactTCATATATTTCCTCATGTGAATATAATTATGAAATTAATTTAAGCTATTGTTTTAGTGCAAAGAAGCAATTTAAAATACCAACAGCAACATTATAACCATGATAAATAGAGTCTATAACATAGTAAAACTTTTAGTGAACATAGCTTGCTGCAAAAATTATATACTGATTTTACTGTGAGCTACTGTGTGAGTAATTTACCAGAGGGCATGGTATGTTATGTTCATACAGACCCATATCCACCTGTTGTTAACTGGTCAATGATGACATATGGTATGAATACACCAGTAGAAATTGTAGCTGTCAACTTTCAAAATCTGATTCAAAAGGTTTAAGGATATGTCCAGAAAATGATGAGTGCGCAAGCTTCATTAACGAATCAATTTCATTTTCGGAAAAGAGGTCCTGTCGTTATGAATAGGGACGAGGGTGTTTACTAAAGTAATGTCTAGACTCTCTCCTCTAGACAGTCTGAGATGGAGCAGTGTTATCACGAGCTTGAGCATGATGGGAAATCATGTAACCATACAGAACTGTCAGAACAATGTTAAAAATGTGcttttacaaaaattcaaaaaaaaactttgtatacagtaagccaaaaaattaaggtaccagttgtgttcacccctgtctatcctaaataaagacaaatatgtcaatattaaaacaaacagcTATAAATAactgaactctttagctctgattcaagaccttatttgttgaaattggttgagagttaaagaaacggtgatctaaagtTGCACTTCGGTGTTCTAATCAATCGtgtcaatgaaagcatgacgctaatttttcgtgctaatcaatggaagcacagcgctagttcccttgttcgcgaacgctttgtgtacaaatcaatagcgcatgcaataGAGGAAACTGCATCTTTGaaattggcaccttccttggggttttggatcgtcgtgtctttatttcttgaacaatttcaacgaatgaggtcttaaattccagctaaaagatgcagctattggctactggttccaattatgacatagctGTCTTTGTTTAgcatatacagggggtaaacataactggtaccttaattatttggcttactgtatattatcTTACGTTTACCTACAGGAGATGGAGACATTACTTTCTATGGAGCACACGGTGAGCTAGATATCACGAGAATAGGATGTGACATCGAGTACCGATATATCTGCTTTGATTTCATGAAAGGCGATAACCCATATCCTGATTTCAATTATACGTCTTTCCAGAGTGATACGACTAAGACAACATTGTGTACTAATAGGTGTAAACCGATTGCaggtaattattacattacattccCTGACtacactaatgtgatatttacTCCGCACGATATACTCGTGCGATACTATCTTTTCATATTCATTCGCCTGTGTATGAAAAACCTTGCACACATAGAATAGATAAAGGTTTGAGCATTATAACAATGGAGGAAGCTCCGAAATCCAATGTAAAAGCTAAGAAGCGTGACTAAAACTGTCTGATTTACATAACAAAGCAGAACATTTTTAGAGCCAATACACTTTTGCGCAAGTTAGTAGTCATCTGGTTTCTCATGAGATAACTAAAGCAACCTCCTAGTATTTTAGATGAGATGTCTCAGTTCGGTCTATCCTTTGTGTGTACGACTAAATGGACAAGATACGTAATGAGGAGATTAGGCGCGGGCTGAACGACGGATGAAACGGTTTGGCCGTTTTCAGCGAATTCATAACCACCGTGTTCCTCGTAAAGCCTACCAGAACAACTTCACTGTCCCCGGGTCTCCAGATCGCCCGCCTAACAGATGGAAAGGCCGAAGTACAACACGACAGGATGGTATGCTGGATATCCGGCATTTAAGTCAGACTGGAGTGCAGGAGGTTAACATTGTTTGAGGTCGAAGTGCCGCACCGG is a window of Amphiura filiformis chromosome 2, Afil_fr2py, whole genome shotgun sequence DNA encoding:
- the LOC140141431 gene encoding uncharacterized protein; translated protein: MIQRSNNIITVTCLTDCIDETVEINPCDDAGISEAANAHCSVITNTFDLLQNEKHFIGGLRYETDTPIEMNTLDDEDDVVGIADQHGTRVTGDTRIDTESAAKIATGQILGNAGDNSRALPRGGRYSRFRYKRQQANGGLSLNHQVHAESMNVQYSAVGLLPSFRDPVTVNANVKFSDSSSVFQGSGLWKLSMYGSKNNDGTGEQFQRYDQLLSTTQQAQTVTPGEDMNFNQANGDIDMTAIGCNMEYRYLCFDFTESDNSNPTFTFTSSQDDTSKITFCSDRCETLEGTAVSIGLKYNLEATGITEGQKDSFIINATARFSEASDDIQGTGLWKLSMFGSRNQDGTGEQLERVDQLLTTTQQALPLVGAQNITFIRAGGEFDFNLIGCGTEFRYLCFEFTKGDNPNPDFQFILPGGLTTYRTCSDRCAPIENGVLTSGLHVAWTAHEVHAGVKDHFTLNATVTFAEVSDEIRGFGLWKLAMYGSKNSDGSGEQFQRFDELLTNSHQAQPLIGDGDITFYGAHGELDITRIGCDIEYRYICFDFMKGDNPYPDFNYTSFQSDTTKTTLCTNRCKPIAGTAVVRGLNITWSATGVRPNQRDPFTMNATIQMSQASAPSITGTGLWKLSMYGSGNENGTGVQYQRVEQLLNASHQAQPLTEGQDMVFINASGNLDILGIGCGLEFRYLCFDFAKGDNPQPDFNFTSLQKADSSKITLCSDRCSQVQDLRLQNGFILVADLAGAIRIAPLDTFNEILTFQTIPLQQLGAPVAVDFDPVYQKIYYTDVLTKTIQRSNLDGSLQEVILSLGSESTPDGLAVDDVHRLLYWTDATLHRIEKSNLDGSERSVIMTSPKPRAIVVDKTNNRLFWTDWGSTPKIERANADGTNRVTLIDTHLQWPNGLAVDFPGGRMYWCEAGLNRIESSDLNGNNRLVHLNTGNNLDIHPYDLGIYQDVIVWSDWAFRNLVKMGVQSIGQARLTGDPVFRRGGGLHIQQAFQPSRTRRSTSQSNGPFTKCHDVINPADFFNQCTENWCGSESYEQLCDDIADYANACQLHGIDVGDWRGAAGCDEDNGNQ